A region from the Paenibacillus humicola genome encodes:
- a CDS encoding response regulator, whose product MLADDQPIVRQGLRFIIGAQPDMEVTGEAGDGVEAVSLALKLKPDLVLMDIEMPGQSGIEATREIQSAGAGIKVMLLTTFDVQTYVAEGIRAGATGYLLKDSDTKTLLEGIRMAHRGSAIYHSTTASKALAQAMKTERTERDRAAVSTASGEPLTEKELEVLQMMAYGKRNFEIAETLHISEGTVKTHVHRILGKLQAADRTQAVVIAIRGGLVD is encoded by the coding sequence ATGCTGGCGGACGACCAGCCGATCGTCCGGCAAGGGCTCCGGTTTATTATCGGGGCGCAGCCGGATATGGAAGTGACCGGTGAAGCGGGCGACGGCGTGGAAGCGGTCTCCCTCGCCTTGAAGCTGAAGCCGGATCTCGTGCTGATGGACATCGAAATGCCGGGGCAAAGCGGGATTGAGGCAACGCGCGAAATCCAGTCCGCCGGCGCCGGCATCAAAGTGATGCTGCTTACTACTTTCGATGTCCAAACCTATGTGGCTGAAGGCATCCGGGCAGGTGCGACCGGTTATCTGCTGAAGGATTCCGATACGAAAACGCTGCTGGAGGGCATCCGCATGGCGCACCGCGGTTCGGCCATTTACCACAGCACGACGGCTTCCAAAGCGCTGGCCCAGGCGATGAAGACGGAGCGGACGGAACGGGATCGTGCAGCCGTATCCACTGCCTCGGGTGAACCGCTCACGGAGAAGGAGCTGGAGGTGCTGCAAATGATGGCTTACGGCAAACGGAACTTCGAAATTGCCGAAACGCTGCACATCTCGGAGGGTACGGTAAAAACGCACGTACATCGCATTCTGGGCAAGCTTCAGGCCGCAGACCGCACGCAGGCGGTTGTGATCGCCATTCGCGGCGGTTTGGTCGATTGA
- a CDS encoding sensor histidine kinase, which produces MGQLPVRLVVTIATVFLFVQYGKHTALAWADGIVIAVVLAAYMVFIWLHHEKWSFRQYAALTVLILLGALVLDYRHPDPGTGFANGNYVSSMLWPLIWLLGITPQRLIRSSVAGLAATLAAICFMNRYAPDPVNYLFGPIGLYLGTRGISFFKEGARISKRHLHELHEAHWHLQQAHLELQEVAVHSMRYAALSERTRLARDIHDGIGHQLTSLIIQLQAVEMMLPGRAEEAAEQVPVMLGVARQAMGEIRSAVRDWSADESGLSLSALRGLVSQCAAHSGIHVQFECDEDVFPELPMAAGTALYRILQEALTNAMKHSHAGTVRIGLQKENGAIVMHVTDDGIVSGDTDLQPDFGIKGMIQRCEAAGGRLTWAFNPPHGLAVRAEIPIEGEG; this is translated from the coding sequence ATGGGGCAATTGCCCGTCCGTTTGGTTGTAACGATCGCCACGGTGTTTCTGTTCGTCCAATACGGCAAGCATACCGCCTTGGCGTGGGCTGACGGGATCGTGATCGCGGTCGTGCTGGCGGCCTATATGGTTTTTATTTGGCTTCACCATGAGAAATGGAGCTTTCGGCAGTATGCCGCCCTGACCGTACTGATTCTGCTCGGCGCGCTTGTTCTCGATTACCGCCATCCCGACCCGGGGACCGGCTTTGCGAACGGCAATTACGTATCGAGCATGCTGTGGCCGCTGATTTGGCTTCTCGGCATCACGCCGCAGCGGCTGATAAGGAGTTCCGTTGCGGGACTGGCGGCGACCTTGGCCGCAATCTGTTTCATGAATCGCTATGCGCCGGACCCCGTCAATTATTTGTTCGGCCCGATCGGGCTGTATTTGGGCACCAGGGGCATTTCGTTTTTCAAGGAGGGCGCACGCATCAGCAAACGGCATCTGCATGAGCTTCACGAAGCCCATTGGCATCTGCAGCAGGCCCATCTCGAGCTGCAGGAGGTAGCGGTGCATTCGATGAGGTATGCGGCGCTGTCCGAACGGACCCGCCTGGCCCGGGACATCCACGACGGCATCGGCCATCAGCTGACCTCGCTCATCATTCAGCTGCAGGCAGTGGAAATGATGCTTCCCGGCAGGGCCGAAGAAGCGGCGGAGCAGGTTCCGGTCATGCTTGGCGTTGCGCGGCAGGCGATGGGCGAAATTCGCTCGGCCGTCCGCGACTGGAGCGCCGACGAATCCGGGCTCAGCCTGAGCGCGCTGCGGGGATTGGTCAGCCAATGCGCCGCGCATTCGGGAATCCATGTTCAGTTCGAATGCGACGAGGACGTTTTCCCCGAGCTGCCGATGGCTGCCGGCACGGCGCTTTATCGCATCCTGCAGGAAGCGCTCACGAACGCGATGAAGCATTCGCATGCCGGGACCGTCCGCATCGGCCTGCAGAAGGAGAACGGAGCCATTGTCATGCACGTAACCGACGACGGGATCGTTTCGGGCGATACGGACCTGCAGCCGGATTTCGGAATCAAGGGCATGATTCAGCGCTGCGAAGCGGCGGGCGGCCGCCTGACCTGGGCGTTCAATCCTCCGCACGGGCTTGCCGTGCGGGCGGAAATTCCGATCGAAGGGGAGGGGTAG
- a CDS encoding ABC transporter permease — protein sequence MIRMIRSEWLKVRGTVVWLLAVVSPIAAGLVVLLNAQSTVQTGAPWLTALQLMAALHALLFLPMLTGIFAGLVCRYEHAGGGWKQLLALPVSRSQVYLVKFLFVMLLIAVTQLLFLAALLLIGTSLGFAGEVPWAELLRSAAGGWAACLPLAALQLAVSTAWPNFAAPMAVNVIFTIPNLLIVNSAHYGPYYPWAQPLLAMMPHAGNYNYGAFAVPAATLLLVIGGSFVLFLASGWIYFVKKAV from the coding sequence ATGATTCGCATGATTCGTTCCGAGTGGCTCAAGGTGCGCGGCACCGTCGTATGGCTGCTTGCGGTCGTCAGCCCGATTGCCGCGGGGCTCGTCGTCCTGCTGAACGCGCAGAGCACCGTTCAGACGGGCGCCCCTTGGCTGACGGCGCTCCAGCTGATGGCGGCGCTGCATGCGCTCTTGTTTCTGCCGATGCTTACCGGTATTTTCGCCGGACTCGTTTGCCGGTATGAGCATGCCGGCGGCGGATGGAAGCAGCTGCTGGCGCTGCCGGTTTCCCGAAGTCAGGTGTATCTCGTGAAATTTCTGTTCGTCATGCTGCTGATCGCCGTAACGCAGCTGCTGTTTCTGGCGGCGCTGCTGCTGATCGGCACGTCGCTCGGGTTCGCCGGAGAGGTGCCCTGGGCGGAGCTGCTGCGTTCGGCCGCCGGCGGCTGGGCCGCCTGCCTGCCGCTTGCGGCGCTGCAGCTTGCCGTATCGACGGCATGGCCGAATTTCGCGGCCCCGATGGCCGTGAATGTGATATTCACGATTCCGAACCTGCTGATCGTCAATTCAGCGCATTACGGCCCGTATTATCCATGGGCGCAGCCGCTGCTCGCCATGATGCCGCATGCCGGCAATTACAATTACGGCGCGTTTGCCGTACCTGCGGCGACGCTGCTGCTCGTCATCGGCGGAAGCTTCGTACTGTTTCTGGCCTCCGGCTGGATCTATTTCGTTAAGAAAGCGGTATAA
- a CDS encoding ABC transporter permease, which produces MTLRVLSAELLKIRRKMIWFLIFLGPLGVVGLQAVNFGLRYDYLMKIYKADPWGGVFSNVFSLMVPTLFMGLAIITSMTAGIEHQTNAWKMTLALPVTRTQVFTGKFLLNALLLLCSSTLLAAGTAAFGAALGLNMSSLPYVQLLEKAFYPFLAIVPFIALQVWLSVTIQNQAVPLTFGIAGTVFSLFASRFGDAMPYYWPYLVGTADHPLYPVAAGIALGAVLLLAGAVHFARKDVK; this is translated from the coding sequence ATGACGCTGCGGGTGCTTTCCGCCGAGCTGCTTAAGATTCGCAGGAAGATGATCTGGTTTCTGATCTTTCTCGGGCCGCTTGGGGTAGTCGGGCTGCAGGCGGTCAATTTCGGCCTTCGCTACGACTATTTGATGAAGATTTATAAGGCTGATCCGTGGGGCGGCGTCTTCTCCAACGTCTTCTCGCTCATGGTGCCGACGCTGTTCATGGGACTTGCGATCATCACCTCCATGACGGCGGGGATCGAGCACCAGACGAACGCCTGGAAAATGACGCTGGCGCTGCCGGTCACCCGGACTCAGGTATTCACGGGCAAATTTTTGCTGAATGCGCTGCTGCTCTTGTGCTCCAGCACGCTCCTTGCGGCCGGTACGGCGGCGTTCGGCGCCGCGCTGGGCCTCAACATGTCGAGTCTTCCGTATGTACAGCTGCTCGAAAAGGCCTTTTACCCTTTTTTGGCGATCGTACCCTTCATCGCGCTGCAGGTATGGTTGTCCGTCACGATCCAGAACCAGGCCGTGCCGCTGACCTTCGGCATCGCGGGCACCGTCTTTTCCCTGTTCGCCAGCCGCTTCGGCGACGCGATGCCGTATTATTGGCCGTACCTGGTCGGCACGGCGGACCATCCGCTTTATCCGGTCGCCGCCGGCATTGCGCTCGGCGCTGTTCTGCTGCTGGCCGGCGCGGTCCATTTCGCCCGGAAGGATGTGAAGTAG
- a CDS encoding ABC transporter ATP-binding protein — protein sequence MNEWILQTERLTKKLGGRAVVSDVNIQMAKGDIYGFLGPNGAGKTTTIRMLLGLAKPTHGGIRIFGRDMRKHRMAVLRKVGSLVEYPSYYGHLSAVENLEAVRRLLDVPKSRIDEALATVRLTKEAKRAVKGYSLGMKQRLGIATALLGKPELLILDEPTNGLDPAGILEIRELIKSLPREQGVTVLVSSHLLSEIEQMATRVGIIAKGQIIFQDKIDTLRQRAQSKIRLGVSDPEEAWRLLLAGGYKADWDRSRLTVDMAPDETVAAMVAALVRNDFAVYRVEEEGASLESIFLGMTGGEGSL from the coding sequence ATGAACGAATGGATTTTGCAGACGGAGCGGCTCACGAAGAAGCTGGGCGGAAGAGCCGTCGTCAGCGATGTGAACATTCAAATGGCAAAAGGGGATATTTACGGCTTTCTCGGGCCGAACGGCGCGGGCAAAACGACGACGATCCGCATGCTGCTCGGTCTGGCGAAGCCGACGCACGGGGGTATCCGCATCTTCGGCCGGGATATGCGCAAGCACCGGATGGCCGTCCTTCGCAAGGTCGGCTCACTGGTCGAATATCCTTCGTATTACGGCCATTTGAGCGCGGTCGAAAATTTGGAGGCGGTGCGCCGGCTGCTGGACGTCCCCAAATCGCGCATCGACGAGGCGCTCGCCACGGTCCGCCTGACCAAGGAGGCGAAGCGGGCCGTCAAGGGCTATTCGCTCGGCATGAAGCAAAGGCTCGGCATCGCGACCGCGCTGCTCGGCAAGCCGGAGCTGCTCATCCTGGACGAGCCGACGAACGGGCTCGATCCGGCGGGCATCCTCGAGATCCGCGAGCTGATCAAGAGCCTGCCCCGCGAGCAGGGCGTTACGGTGCTCGTCTCGAGTCACCTGCTGTCGGAGATCGAGCAGATGGCGACACGGGTCGGCATTATCGCCAAAGGGCAGATCATTTTCCAGGATAAAATCGATACGCTGCGGCAGCGGGCGCAGAGCAAAATCCGGCTTGGCGTCAGCGATCCGGAGGAGGCCTGGCGGCTGCTGCTCGCCGGCGGGTACAAAGCCGATTGGGACCGGAGCCGGCTGACCGTCGACATGGCGCCCGACGAGACCGTCGCCGCGATGGTCGCCGCCCTCGTGCGAAACGATTTCGCCGTCTACCGGGTGGAGGAGGAGGGCGCTTCGCTTGAGAGCATCTTCCTCGGCATGACCGGCGGGGAGGGGAGCTTATGA
- the tyrS gene encoding tyrosine--tRNA ligase produces MTAAGVDLLEDLEYRGLIYQVTDREGLDKKLKEGRVTLYSGYDPTADSLHIGHLLPILILRRFQEAGHNAIALVGGGTGLIGDPSGRSSERTLNTADTVAMWTESLKRQLTRFLDFERKDNPAKLVSNYDWLAPLDMITFLRDIGKNFTVNYMLAKDSVDSRLANGISFTEFSYMILQSYDFYKLHVDHGVTLQVGGSDQWGNITAGLDLIGKMGGGGAFGLTLPLVTKSDGKKFGKSESGAVWLDRSKTSVYQFYQFWINTDDNDVIKFLKYFTFLTRDQIEALEEELKQAPEKRIAQRELAREVTRLVHGEDALVSAENITQALFSGDVTQLKEEELVEALQDMPTTVLSGRTEIGLIDLLVETKAAPSRRQAKQDIESGAVHVNGVKTTAADAVITAGERLHGKFIVLRRGKKNYFLVRCEP; encoded by the coding sequence ATGACAGCAGCAGGCGTCGATCTATTGGAGGATTTGGAGTACCGCGGCCTGATTTACCAGGTGACGGACCGCGAAGGGCTGGACAAAAAGCTGAAGGAAGGGCGGGTCACGCTGTACAGCGGCTACGACCCGACGGCAGACAGCCTGCATATCGGGCACCTGCTGCCGATCTTGATCCTGCGCCGCTTTCAGGAGGCGGGACATAACGCGATCGCGCTGGTCGGCGGCGGCACGGGCCTTATCGGCGATCCGAGCGGCCGTTCGTCGGAGCGTACGCTGAATACGGCGGATACCGTGGCGATGTGGACGGAAAGTCTGAAGCGGCAGCTGACGCGCTTTCTGGATTTTGAACGCAAGGATAATCCGGCCAAGCTCGTGAGCAACTACGATTGGCTTGCGCCGCTGGATATGATCACGTTCCTGCGGGATATCGGCAAAAACTTCACGGTCAACTATATGCTGGCGAAGGATTCCGTCGATTCGCGCCTTGCGAACGGGATCTCTTTTACGGAATTCAGCTACATGATTCTGCAGTCGTACGATTTCTACAAGCTGCATGTCGATCATGGCGTCACCCTGCAGGTTGGCGGCAGCGACCAATGGGGCAACATTACGGCGGGCCTCGACCTGATCGGCAAAATGGGCGGGGGCGGCGCCTTCGGCCTGACGCTCCCGCTCGTAACGAAGAGCGACGGCAAGAAATTCGGCAAGTCCGAATCGGGCGCCGTGTGGCTGGACCGCAGCAAAACGTCGGTCTACCAGTTCTACCAGTTCTGGATCAACACCGACGACAACGACGTCATCAAGTTTCTGAAATACTTCACTTTCCTGACTCGCGATCAGATCGAGGCGCTTGAAGAGGAGCTGAAGCAGGCGCCCGAAAAGCGAATCGCCCAGCGGGAGCTTGCCCGCGAGGTTACGCGTTTGGTGCATGGCGAAGACGCGCTCGTCAGCGCCGAGAACATTACGCAGGCGCTGTTCTCCGGAGACGTTACCCAGCTGAAAGAGGAAGAGCTGGTCGAGGCGCTGCAGGATATGCCGACCACCGTGCTGTCCGGGCGGACCGAAATCGGCCTGATCGACCTGCTGGTCGAGACGAAGGCGGCGCCTTCCCGCCGCCAGGCGAAGCAGGACATCGAGAGCGGCGCTGTGCACGTTAACGGCGTCAAAACGACCGCTGCGGACGCCGTGATCACCGCCGGCGAGCGGCTGCACGGCAAGTTCATCGTCCTGCGCCGCGGCAAAAAGAATTACTTCCTGGTGCGCTGCGAGCCGTAA